A single region of the Nomia melanderi isolate GNS246 chromosome 12, iyNomMela1, whole genome shotgun sequence genome encodes:
- the LOC116428412 gene encoding rab-like protein 3 isoform X1 — MAAIDKVKIIVVGDSGVGKTSLTHLICQQQPISNPSWTIGCSVEVKLHEYKEGTPNQRRYFIELWDIGGSQNHKNTRSVFYNPTNGIILVHDLTNRKSQQNLQKWLEEVLSKDSNYMKSKPFDDFDPEKFVGSTQIPILVIGTKLDLVAEVRSNVHRRSSTIAEECGADEIFLDCRQVRSLAAGSSSSVKLSRFFDKVVERRYYSSKEGISPDKRRLPLYSTQYSTKMYHND; from the exons atggcagcgatagataaagttaaaattattgtcGTTGGTGATTCTG gAGTTGGAAAAACATCACTGACACATTTAATATGTCAGCAACAGCCTATTTCTAATCCTTCTTGGACCATAGGTTGTTCAGTGGAAGTTAAATTACATGAATATAAAGAAGGAACACCTAATcaaagaagatattttattgaactATGGGACATTGGTGGTAgtcaaaatcataaaaatacaaGATCTGTTTTTTATAATCCTACAAATg GTATAATATTGGTccatgatttaacaaacagaAAATCGCAACAGAATCTCCAAAAATGGCTTGAGGAAGTTTTAAGTAAAGACAGTAATTATATGAAATCAAAACCATTTGATGATTTTGATCCTGAAAAATTTGTAGGTTCCACTCAG atACCAATCTTAGTTATTGGCACAAAATTAGATTTAGTAGCAGAAGTAAGATCAAATGTTCACAGACGTTCATCAACAATTGCAGAAGAATGTGGTgctgatgaaatattttta GATTGTCGTCAGGTGAGGTCATTAGCTGCTGGTTCTAGTTCATCTGTAAAATTAAGCAGATTTTTTGATAAAGTTGTTGAAAGACGTTATTACTCATCAAAAGAAGGAATTAGTCCTGATAAACGAAGGTTACCATTATACAGTACACAGTACAGTACTAAAATGTATCacaatgattaa
- the bc10 gene encoding BLCAP apoptosis inducing factor bc10, with product MFCLQWLIPVLLIPKPVNPTLLQTHFMFVTLYLIGFFLERKPCAICSLVFLTAVFLICYSGLGNCLLWSTNCNTVRCDNS from the coding sequence ATGTTTTGCCTACAGTGGTTGATCCCGGTGTTGCTAATACCAAAGCCAGTAAATCCAACGTTACTGCAAACGCATTTCATGTTTGTGACACTTTATTTAATTGGATTCTTCCTAGAACGAAAACCATGTGCTATTTGTAGTTTAGTGTTTCTCACAGCAGTTTTCTTAATTTGTTACAGCGGTTTAGGTAATTGTCTCCTTTGGAGCACAAATTGTAATACAGTGAGATGCGATAATAGTTAA
- the akirin gene encoding akirin, whose protein sequence is MACATLKRSLEFDPVHSHGRPSKRRRCVPMCVSPGTSTQANSRPQNPSPFGEVTHKLTPEKMAANIREEIRRLHRRKQLHFSPQNNNGDSSDMEGPASPSSPSACGSNSYSYSPSGKEKPLFTFRQVGLICERMLKEQETQIREEYDQILNMKLSEQYDAFVKFTYDQIQKRFESAAAPSYLS, encoded by the exons ATGGCCTGCGCCACTTTAAAGAGATCTTTGGAGTTCGACCCGGTGCATAGTCATGGTCGTCCTAGTAAACGACGAAGATGCGTGCCGATGTGTGTTTCGCCCGGTACATCGACGCAAGCCAACTCTAGGCCACAGAATCCTTCGCCCTTCGGCGAAGTAACCCACAAACTGACGCCTG AAAAAATGGCTGCGAATATAAGAGAAGAAATTCGGAGACTGCATCGACGCAAACAATTACATTTTAGTCCTCAAAACAATAATGGTGACTCTTCAGACATGGAAGGTCCTGCTAGCCCTTCAAGCCCATCTGCATGCGGTTCAAATTCATATAGTTATAGTCCTAGCGGAAAGGAAAAACCCTTATTTACTTTCAGACAG GTTGGTTTGATCTGTGAGAGAATGCTTAAGGAACAAGAAACACAGATCCGAGAAGAATATGATCAGATTCTAAATATGAAGCTATCTGAGCAATATGATGCTTTTGTTAAATTCACATATGATCAGATACAAAAGAGATTTGAATCTGCAGCTGCGCCAAGTT aTCTATCCTAA
- the Apt1 gene encoding acyl-protein thioesterase 1 isoform X2 — protein MTSMSPVVIAATARHTATLIFFHGLGDTGHGWASSMSAVRLPHIKVICPTAPTMPVTLNAGFRMPSWFDLRTLDPSGVEDEEGMKKAAEMVHSLIAEEVAAGIPTKRIVIGGFSQGGALAIYSALTFPEPLAGIIALSCWLPMHQKFPNAAIGNRNTPLLQCHGNCDPLVPYRWGQMTASYLKQFMTQTEFKTYRGMMHASCDEEMSDMKKFIEKVLQP, from the exons ATGACATCGATGAGTCCAGTCGTGATAGCTGCTACAGCCAGACATACAGCCACG ctgATATTTTTTCATGGATTGGGTGATACAGG GCATGGCTGGGCCAGTTCAATGAGTGCAGTACGATTACCTCATATTAAAGTTATTTGTCCTACTGC gCCTACAATGCCAGTGACATTAAATGCAGGATTCAGAATGCCTTCGTG GTTTGATTTGCGAACATTGGATCCAAGTGGAGTTGAAGATGAAGAAGGCATGAAGAAAGCTGCAGAGATGGTGCACTCTTTAATTGCAGAAGAAGTTGCAGCAGGAATACCTACAAAGCGCATTGTAATTGGTGGTTTCAGTCAGGGTGGTGCTTTAGCTATATACAGTGCTCTTACATTTCCAGAACCCTTAGCTGGTATCATTGCTTTATCATGTTGGCTTCCTATGCACCAAAAGTTCCCTAAT GCAGCAATAGGAAACAGAAATACTCCTTTGCTACAATGTCATGGCAACTGTGATCCACTAGTGCCGTATAGATGGGGACAAATGACTGCATCATACCTAAAGCAATTCATGAcacaaacagaatttaaaacaTATAGAGGAATGATGCATGCATCTTGTGATGAG GAAATGAGTGATATgaagaaattcattgaaaaagtaTTGCAGCCATAA
- the LOC116428378 gene encoding enoyl-CoA delta isomerase 3, peroxisomal, whose product MTSKGSTDILHSVENGILKIVLNRPHKKNSINVSMYKTLSQLLHGSIQDNDIHTVVLTGSKNFFSSGNDFLSFIRDKEGNSMDMESALPIYKKYVEDLITYPKLLIAIVNGPAIGIAVTTLPLFDMVYASDKAYFYTPFTKLGIVAEGCSTYTFPKILKHSKAGDMLYLGYKMNAFEAKEYGLVSHVYKHEHLNDVWTYLKKISALSIESIFAIKRLVKKWDEKVLLEVHEEETNELIKRIQSPEFMQRLMETMLHKSKI is encoded by the exons ATGACAAGTAAAGGTTCAACCGATATTTTGCATTCCGTAGAAAACGGAATTCtaaaaatcgtattaaatcggCCACACAagaaaaactctataaatgtttct atgtataaaacattatcacAACTCTTACATGGATCTATTCAAGATAATGACATACATACAGTTGTTTTAACTGGAAGTAAAAACTTTTTTAGTAGTGGAAATGATTTTCTATCATTTATACGGGATAAAGAGGGTAACTCTATGGACATGGAAAGTGCACTCCctatttataa GAAGTATGTGGAAGATTTAATTACATACCCTAAACTTTTAATAGCTATTGTAAACGGTCCTGCAATTGGAATTGCAGTAACTACATTACCATTATTTGATATGGTATATGCTTcagataaa GCATATTTTTACACACCATTCACTAAATTAGGTATTGTTGCAGAAGGATGTTCTACATACACATTcccaaaaatattgaaacactcTAAG gCTGGTGATATGTTGTATTTAGGATATAAGATGAATGCTTTTGAAGCTAAAGAATATGGTTTAGTTAGTCATGTATATAAACATGAACACTTGAATGATGTTTGGACATACTTGAAAAAAATATCTGCACTTTCAATAGAg TCAATATTTGCCATTAAACGTCTAGTTAAAAAATGGGATGAGAAAGTCTTACTGGAAGTTCATGAAGAGGAAACAAATGAGTTAATAAAACGTATACAATCTCCTGAATTTATGCAGAGACTTATGGAGACTATGCTtcataaaagtaaaatttaa
- the TfIIEalpha gene encoding transcription factor IIEalpha, whose translation MSGEERLVTEVPSSLKQLARLVVRGFYTIEDALIVDMLVRNPCMKEDDICELLKFERKMLRARISTLRNDKFIQVRLKMETGSDGKAQKVNYYFINYKTFVNVVKYKLDLMRKRMETEERDATSRASFKCTSCLKTFTDLEADQLFDMTTGEFRCTYCREVVEEDQSALPKKDSRLLLAKFNEQLEPLYILLREVEGIKLAPEILEPEPVDINTIKGIDTRKPSSLRAPGEQWSGEATRSSGFMVEDTRVDVTIGDESADDNAANRRKERPIWMMESTVINSDSQPDGVNTQENILDKAAATATNTTTTNNKQGEDIMSVLLAHEKKGGTNASAAIKSVLPQESSDSSDNEEVAEMQTIDTGEVETMDSEDDDLVPTVTVAGKTVAIADVNDTLIAEMTPVEKEAYIQAYQEYYSHMYD comes from the exons ATGAGTGGTGAAGAACGACTTGTTACAGAAGTTCCAAGTAGTTTAAAACAATTAGCACGTTTGGTAGTACGTGGATTTTATACAATAGAGGATGCATTAATTGTTGATATGTTAGTCAGAAATCCAT GTATGAAAGAAGATGACATTTGTgaacttttgaaatttgaacGTAAAATGTTAAGGGCTAGGATATCTACATTACGTAATGATAAATTCATACAAGTGAGATTAAAAATGGAAACTGGTTCAGATGGGAAAGCTCAAAAAGTTAACtactatttcattaattacaag acTTTTGTAAATGTGGTTAAATATAAGTTAGACTTAATGAGGAAAAGAATGGAAACAGAAGAAAGAGATGCAACAAGCAGGGCAAGTTTCAAATGTACAAGTTGTTTAAAAACGTTTACTGATCTTGAG GCAGATCAATTGTTTGATATGACCACTGGTGAATTTAGATGCACTTATTGTCGTGAGGTAGTGGAGGAAGATCAGTCTGCCCTTCCGAAGAAAGATTCAAGGCTATTATTAGCTAAATTTAATGAACAATTAGAGCCCCTTTATATTCTACTACGAGAAGTAGAAGGTATCAAATTGGCTCCTGAAATATTAGAACCAGAACCAGTTGATATAAACACCATTAAGGG taTTGATACAAGGAAACCTAGTAGTCTAAGAGCACCTGGTGAACAATGGTCTGGTGAAGCTACAAGGTCATCAGGTTTCATGGTAGAAGATACTAGAGTAGATGTTACAATTGGCGATGAATCTGCTGACGATAACGCGGCAAACAGAAGAAAGGAAAGACCAATTTGGATGATGGAAAGTACAGTCATCAATTCTGACTCTCAG CCGGATGGAGTTAACACACAGGAAAATATATTAGATAAAGCTGCAGCTACTGCCACTAATACAACCACGACGAATAATAAGCAGGGTGAAGATATTATGTCTGTATTATTGGCTCATGAGAAGAAAGGAGGAACAAATGCATCAGCTGCCATAAAATCTGTACTACCTCAAGAATCTAGTGATAGTAGTGATAATGAAGAAGTTGCTGAAATGCAAACGATTGATACAG GAGAGGTGGAAACAATGGATTCGGAAGACGATGATCTTGTTCCAACGGTAACAGTCGCAGGGAAAACTGTTGCTATTGCAGATGTGAACGACACGTTAATTGCAGAGATGACTCCGGTAGAAAAGGAAGCGTATATTCAGGCATATCAAGAATATTATTCTCATATGTATGATTAA
- the Apt1 gene encoding acyl-protein thioesterase 1 isoform X1, translating into MNLLSIVKYFTVKLLMMGNYAARPKTREIMTSMSPVVIAATARHTATLIFFHGLGDTGHGWASSMSAVRLPHIKVICPTAPTMPVTLNAGFRMPSWFDLRTLDPSGVEDEEGMKKAAEMVHSLIAEEVAAGIPTKRIVIGGFSQGGALAIYSALTFPEPLAGIIALSCWLPMHQKFPNAAIGNRNTPLLQCHGNCDPLVPYRWGQMTASYLKQFMTQTEFKTYRGMMHASCDEEMSDMKKFIEKVLQP; encoded by the exons ATGAATCTTCTGTCGATAGTAAAGTATTTCACGGTAAAGCTATTGATGATGGGCAATTACGCAG CCCGTCCAAAAACCCGAGAAATAATGACATCGATGAGTCCAGTCGTGATAGCTGCTACAGCCAGACATACAGCCACG ctgATATTTTTTCATGGATTGGGTGATACAGG GCATGGCTGGGCCAGTTCAATGAGTGCAGTACGATTACCTCATATTAAAGTTATTTGTCCTACTGC gCCTACAATGCCAGTGACATTAAATGCAGGATTCAGAATGCCTTCGTG GTTTGATTTGCGAACATTGGATCCAAGTGGAGTTGAAGATGAAGAAGGCATGAAGAAAGCTGCAGAGATGGTGCACTCTTTAATTGCAGAAGAAGTTGCAGCAGGAATACCTACAAAGCGCATTGTAATTGGTGGTTTCAGTCAGGGTGGTGCTTTAGCTATATACAGTGCTCTTACATTTCCAGAACCCTTAGCTGGTATCATTGCTTTATCATGTTGGCTTCCTATGCACCAAAAGTTCCCTAAT GCAGCAATAGGAAACAGAAATACTCCTTTGCTACAATGTCATGGCAACTGTGATCCACTAGTGCCGTATAGATGGGGACAAATGACTGCATCATACCTAAAGCAATTCATGAcacaaacagaatttaaaacaTATAGAGGAATGATGCATGCATCTTGTGATGAG GAAATGAGTGATATgaagaaattcattgaaaaagtaTTGCAGCCATAA
- the LOC116428377 gene encoding DNA repair and recombination protein RAD54B, whose product MYRNSQVKGFKSVIKCQQQSTSSGSKESSENDSKTFETLNQSSRRSTTSILNLFKKPIEKDDKPVSKESKPIKSNEEPAIDTQENLSSVINNNKTIYNVVMAKKSTRKHKKWEDDGILEITGKCGILKDSEGNIIHRTTVKPEIIVEGFRLYIENKEVEIVDKVTNSQLLPKKSVAETVPSEPPMKKLKTLQSGPYVPLASLKKGLQLTSKPLVMPSIYTSKNWSENDTSEKEVEVSVDACLANALRPHQRYGVVFLYECIMGLKLPNYFGAILADEMGLGKTLQCITIIWTLLKKGPYGKPILKYVLIVTPSSLCNNWNKEFSHWLGFHRIFPYIVNAKNKPKDFRKQSRNSVMIISYDMLIRCETEIEQISFDLIVCDEGHRLKNSDIKAAKILNNISCKKRILLSGTPIQNDLQEFFALIDFVNPGVLGNHYEFKQYYENPIVASQCPNATKSVLSLGTERAGELHDKTKCFILRRTQDTINKYLPSKHELVVFCRLSDEQENLYVRVTDAWFDKSGLPISTMPHLTIITMLKKICNHPDLFYSEKNDLLLNDLTNVKRNDYKKGYDNILKKAYSGKISVVQSLMKNLKETKEKLVLVSYYTQTLDLLETVCNSENLHFLRLDGSTASNSRSKIIQQFNSETHESKVFLLSAKAGGVGLNLPGASRLVLFDSDWNPASDAQAMARIWREGQKKNVYILRLLTTGTIEEKIFQRQISKASLSETVVDLNNFASLKLSMSELKDLFTLASNTNCLTHDLIKCPCKGYKEVEKRSEKCDNENSREHQLVLEDKVAQQNLAINQLLEWEHYQQPIPDKIMQELLLSEVSDNITFLFKNSTLNDIC is encoded by the exons ATGTATCGAAACAGTCAAGTTAAAGGTTTTAAATCTGTTATAAAGTGTCAACAACAATCGACAAGCAGCGGATCCAAGGAAAGTTCAGAAAATGATAGTAAaacatttgaaactttaaatcaAAGTTCGCGTAGAAGTACTACAAGTATTCTTAATTTATTCAAGAAACCTATTGAAAAAGATGACAAACCAGTATCTAAGGAAAGCAAACCGATTAAATCGAATGAAGAGCCCGCAATTGATACCCAAGAAAACTTATCCAGCgtcattaacaataataaaac TATTTACAATGTAGTAATGGCTAAAAAATCTACGAGAAAACACAAAAAATGGGAAGATGATGGTATATTAGAAATCACCGGAAAATGTGGTATTTTGAAG GATTCAGAGGGTAATATTATTCATAGAACCACGGTCAAGCCAGAAATCATTGTAGAAGGTTTTAGATTGtacatagagaataaggaagttgag ATAGTTGATAAAGTAACAAACAGCCAGTTGTTACCAAAGAAATCAGTTGCAGAAACAGTTCCATCAGAACCACCCATGAAAAAACTAAAAACTTTACAATCTGGCCCATATGTTCCCCTTGCTTCTTTAAAAAAAG GTCTGCAATTAACATCCAAGCCTCTGGTAATGCCTTCTATATATACCTCAAAAAATTGGTCAGAAAATGATACATCAGAAAAAGAAGTGGAAGTATCTGTAGATGCATGTTTAGCAAATGCCCTTAGGCCACATCAACGTTATGGTGTTGTGTTTCTTTATGAATGCATAATGGGCTTAAAATTACCCAATTACTTTGGTGCAATTTTAGCTGATGAAATGGGCCTTGGTAAAACATTACAGTGCATTACTATTATTTGGACACTGTTGAAAAAGGGACCATATGGAAAGCCAAtcttaaaatatgtattaattgtAACTCCTAGTAGCTTGTGTAACAATTGGAACAAAGAATTTAGTCATTGGCTGGGTTTCCACAGAATTTTTCCTTATATTGTAAATGCTAAAAATAAGCCAAAAGACTTTAGAAAACAATCAAGAAATTCAGTAATGATCATTAGCTACGATATGCTTATTAGGTGTGAAACAGAAATTGAGCAAATATCTTTTGACTTAATTGTATGTGATGAGGGTCATAGATTAAAAAATAGTGATATAAAAGCAGCAAAG ATCTTAAATAATATAAGTTGTAAGAAGAGAATCCTCTTGAGTGGGACTCCTATACAAAACGATTTACAAGAATTTTTCGCATTAATCGACTTTGTGAATCCGGGTGTACTGGGTAATCATTATGAATTCAAACAGTATTATGAAAACCCAATAGTAGCATCACAATGTCCAAATGCAACCAAGAGTGTTCTATCTCTGGGCACAGAAAGAGCTGGCGAATTACATGATAAaacaaaatgtttcattttaagaCGCACGCAGGATACGATTAATAAGTATTTGCCATCTAAACACGAGTTGGTTGTATTTTGTCGTCTATCAGATGAACAGGAAAATTTATATGTACGCGTCACGGATGCTTGGTTTGATAAAAGTGGATTACCAATCAGCACAATGCCTCATTtgacaataataacaatgttgaaaaaaatttgtaatcatCCCGATTTATTTTACAGTGAAAAAAATGATTTGCTATTGAATGATCTCACAAATGTAAAacgaaatgattataaaaaagGGTATgacaatattttaaagaaagcTTATTCCGGAAAAATATCAGTTGTGcaaagtttaatgaaaaatttgaaggaAACTAAGGAAAAATTAGTACTAGTATCTTATTATACACAAACACTTGATTTATTAGAAACTGTTTGCAACAGTGAAAActtacattttcttagattagATGGAAGTACAGCAAGCAACTCCAGGtcaaaaattattcaacaattcaattcaGAAACTCATGAAAGCA AGGTATTTCTATTAAGTGCAAAAGCTGGCGGAGTTGGTTTAAATCTTCCTGGTGCATCAAGACTTGTACTGTTTGATTCAGATTGGAATCCAGCATCTGATGCTCAAGCCATGGCAAGAATTTGGAGAGAAGGccaaaagaaaaatgtttatatattgcG tTTACTAACAACAGGGACAATTGAAGAAAAAATCTTTCAAAGGCAAATTAGTAAAGCAAGCTTAAGCGAAACTGTAGTGGATTTAAATAACTTTGCCTCTCTGAAATTATCCATGAGTGAATTAAAA GATCTGTTTACGTTAGCATCAAATACGAATTGTTTAACgcatgatttaattaaatgtcCTTGCAAAGGCTACAAGGAGGTAGAAAAAAGATCAGAAAAATGCGATAACGAAAATTCACGTGAACATCAGCTAGTTCTAGAGGATAAGGTAGCACAACAAAATTTGGCAATAAATCAACTTTTAGAGTGGGAACATTATCAACAACCAATTCCAGATAAAATAATGCAG GAACTTCTGTTATCGGAAGTATCggataatataacatttttgttCAAAAATTCTACTTTAAACGAcatatgttaa
- the Arr2 gene encoding arrestin 2 — protein sequence MFPLLFLAYVVAIKVYKKTTPNGKVTVYLGKRDFIDHLDSVDPIDGVIVVENDYLQGRKVYGQVTTTFRYGREEDEVMGVKFSKELVLCREQIVPIKKEKQDMTPVQERLLKRLGENAFPFLFQFPQSSPSSVTLQPGDDDQGKPLGVDYTVRIYVGEHEEDKGHKRSSVALAIKKLQYAPPTRGRKLPSSLVSKGFTFSQGKLNLEVTLDREIYYHGEKVAANVIVTNNSRKAVKNIKLFVVQHCEVTMVNTQFSRHVASLETREGCPITPGASFTKQFYLVPLASSNKDRRGIALDGHLKDDDVNLASSTMVAEGKTPGDAMGIVISYSVRVKLNCGTLGGELVTDVPFKLMHPAPGAAEKERAILKKNKSVERTRYENSCYSNDDDDNIVFEDFARLRLNEPE from the exons ATGTTTCCTCTCCTGTTCTTGGCTTATGTTGTAGCCATCAAGGTATACAAGAAGACTACCCCAAATG GGAAAGTCACGGTATACCTTGGTAAAAGGGACTTCATCGATCACCTGGACAGCGTAGATCCCATCGATGGTGTTATTGTTGTTGAAAATGATTATCTTCAAGGACGAAAAGTTTATGGACAG GTGACAACGACTTTCCGCTATGGCCGCGAAGAGGATGAGGTCATGGGTGTCAAATTCAGCAAGGAACTCGTCTTATGTCGCGAGCAGATAGTGCCGATCAAGAAAGAGAAACAAGATATGACACCTGTACAGGAACGTCTTCTCAAAAGGCTTGGAGAAAATGCTTTTCCTTTCTTGTTCCAATTCCCACAGAGCTCTCCCAGCTCTGTCACACTCCAACCCGGCGACGACGACCAAGGAAAACCGTTGGGAGTCGATTACACTGTCAGAATATATGTCGGCGAACACGAAGAAGATAAG GGCCATAAACGATCATCCGTGGCACTGGCGATTAAGAAATTGCAATACGCACCACCGACAAGGGGACGTAAACTTCCCAGCTCTCTCGTTTCCAAAGGATTCACCTTCTCTCAGGGCAAATTAAATCTTGAAGTTACGCTTGACAGGGAAATTTACTACCACGGAGAAAAAGTAGCTGCAAACGTTATCGTTACCAATAATTCTCGCAAAGCGGTGAAGAACATCAAG CTGTTTGTAGTACAGCACTGCGAGGTCACAATGGTCAATACTCAATTCTCTCGGCATGTGGCGAGCTTGGAAACACGCGAAGGATGTCCTATCACACCTGGTGCATCTTTCACAAAACAATTCTACCTTGTACCATTAGCTAGCAGCAATAAGGACCGACGTGGTATTGCTCTTGACGGACATCTGAAA GACGATGATGTGAACCTTGCATCCTCGACTATGGTTGCCGAGGGTAAAACTCCTGGTGACGCTATGGGTATTGTCATCTCCTACTCCGTGAGAGTGAAATTGAACTGTGGTACCTTGGGTGGTGAGCTGGTTACAGATGTTCCGTTTAAATTGATGCATCCTGCTCCAG GAGCTGCAGAAAAAGAGAGGGCCATATTGAAGAAGAATAAGAGCGTGGAAAGAACACGCTACGAAAATTCCTGTTATTCTAACGACGATGACGACAATATCGTGTTCGAAGACTTCGCTCGCTTACGTCTGAACGAACcagaataa
- the LOC116428412 gene encoding rab-like protein 3 isoform X2: protein MAAIDKVKIIVVGDSGVGKTSLTHLICQQQPISNPSWTIGCSVEVKLHEYKEGTPNQRRYFIELWDIGGSQNHKNTRSVFYNPTNGIILVHDLTNRKSQQNLQKWLEEVLSKDSNYMKSKPFDDFDPEKFIPILVIGTKLDLVAEVRSNVHRRSSTIAEECGADEIFLDCRQVRSLAAGSSSSVKLSRFFDKVVERRYYSSKEGISPDKRRLPLYSTQYSTKMYHND from the exons atggcagcgatagataaagttaaaattattgtcGTTGGTGATTCTG gAGTTGGAAAAACATCACTGACACATTTAATATGTCAGCAACAGCCTATTTCTAATCCTTCTTGGACCATAGGTTGTTCAGTGGAAGTTAAATTACATGAATATAAAGAAGGAACACCTAATcaaagaagatattttattgaactATGGGACATTGGTGGTAgtcaaaatcataaaaatacaaGATCTGTTTTTTATAATCCTACAAATg GTATAATATTGGTccatgatttaacaaacagaAAATCGCAACAGAATCTCCAAAAATGGCTTGAGGAAGTTTTAAGTAAAGACAGTAATTATATGAAATCAAAACCATTTGATGATTTTGATCCTGAAAAATTT atACCAATCTTAGTTATTGGCACAAAATTAGATTTAGTAGCAGAAGTAAGATCAAATGTTCACAGACGTTCATCAACAATTGCAGAAGAATGTGGTgctgatgaaatattttta GATTGTCGTCAGGTGAGGTCATTAGCTGCTGGTTCTAGTTCATCTGTAAAATTAAGCAGATTTTTTGATAAAGTTGTTGAAAGACGTTATTACTCATCAAAAGAAGGAATTAGTCCTGATAAACGAAGGTTACCATTATACAGTACACAGTACAGTACTAAAATGTATCacaatgattaa
- the LOC116428433 gene encoding small ribosomal subunit protein eS10, which translates to MLMPKKNRVAIFEYLFKEGVMVAKKDYHAPKHPELEPIPNLQVIKAMQSLKSRGYVKEQFAWRHFYWYLTNEGIEYLRGYLHLPPEIVPSTLKRQARAEASRPRPAAATRSEASRPTEDRAGYRRGPGGPGGPGDKKADVGAGTGDVEFRGGFGRGKPQ; encoded by the exons ATGTTGATGCCAAAAAAGAACCGTGTAGCAATTTTTGAATACCTTTTTAAGGAAGGTGTTATGGTAGCGAAAAAGGATTATCATGCACCAAAACACCCAGAACTGGAACCCATTCCAAATCTCCAAGTTATTAAAGCAATGcag TCCCTAAAGTCCAGAGGATATGTCAAAGAACAGTTTGCTTGGAGACATTTCTACTGGTATCTGACAAATGAAGGCATCGAATATCTACGTGGTTATTTGCATCTACCTCCTGAGATTGTACCTTCCACATTGAAGAGGCAAGCTAGGGCAGAAGCATCCAGGCCACGACCAGCAGCAGCCACACGAAGTGAAGCATCTAGGCCAACAGAAGATCGTGCTGGTTATAGAAGAGGACCTGGAGGTCCAGGTGGACCTGGTGACAAAAAGGCTGATGTAGGTGCAGGCACAGGTGATGTTGAATTCCGTGGTGGTTTCGGTCGTGGCAAAccacaataa